The following are encoded together in the Microterricola viridarii genome:
- the lgt gene encoding prolipoprotein diacylglyceryl transferase codes for MSIPSPEWSYFDLGPFRIHAYALCILAGIVAATIMTSMRLTRRGAEPGIVLDIILWAVPLGIIGARIYHVLTHPGDYFYPGADLLRTLYIWEGGNAIFGALLGGAVGAYIGCRMTGIRFWSFADALAPGLLLAQAMGRLGNWFNAELFGLPTTLPWGLEIPQSNPAFPVGLPADTLFHPTFLYEIIWNLAGVAVILLLERKLTLRWGKAFAVYLIWYGLGRSFFEAIRVDPSEMFLGVRTNIWAAWAAVIVGIVLFIVQSRRHTGVEISPYQPGREWNADDADIESDNADSEEDDNGDGAAAIQKSVAAATSTNGPSS; via the coding sequence ATGAGCATTCCGAGCCCTGAGTGGAGCTACTTCGACCTCGGTCCGTTCCGCATCCACGCCTACGCCCTGTGCATCCTGGCCGGCATCGTCGCGGCCACGATCATGACCAGCATGCGCCTGACCCGGCGTGGCGCAGAGCCCGGCATCGTGCTCGACATCATCCTGTGGGCCGTTCCGCTCGGAATCATCGGTGCGCGCATCTACCACGTGCTCACCCACCCCGGCGACTACTTCTACCCCGGCGCCGACCTGCTGCGCACCCTCTACATCTGGGAGGGCGGCAACGCCATCTTCGGCGCGCTCCTAGGTGGCGCCGTCGGTGCGTACATCGGATGCCGCATGACCGGCATCCGGTTCTGGTCCTTCGCCGACGCCCTCGCCCCCGGCCTGCTGCTGGCACAGGCCATGGGCCGCCTCGGCAACTGGTTCAACGCCGAGCTGTTCGGTCTGCCCACCACGCTGCCCTGGGGCCTCGAGATCCCGCAGAGCAACCCGGCGTTCCCCGTCGGGCTGCCGGCCGACACGCTGTTCCACCCGACTTTCCTGTACGAGATCATCTGGAACCTGGCCGGCGTCGCCGTGATCCTGCTGCTCGAGCGCAAGCTCACCCTGCGCTGGGGCAAGGCCTTCGCCGTCTACCTCATCTGGTACGGCCTCGGACGCAGCTTCTTCGAGGCAATCCGGGTCGACCCGAGTGAAATGTTCCTCGGTGTGCGCACCAACATCTGGGCCGCCTGGGCTGCCGTGATCGTTGGAATCGTGCTGTTCATCGTGCAGTCTCGCCGCCACACCGGCGTCGAAATCAGCCCGTACCAGCCGGGTCGTGAATGGAACGCCGACGACGCTGATATAGAATCTGACAACGCAGATTCTGAGGAAGACGACAACGGCGATGGAGCCGCGGCCATTCAGAAGTCTGTCGCCGCCGCCACAAGCACAAACGGCCCCAGCTCCTAG
- the gltB gene encoding glutamate synthase large subunit gives MVATLRGTAGHDIITAALDALRNLEHRGAVGSDAGTGDGAGIITQIPDAFLRAVTDFELPAVGRYAVGNAFLPTDPTARSGIKRSIADIAGEEGLTVLGWREVPVRPDEVGTLARAAMPAIQAFYVQSARSSADGTPLSGIELDRQTFRLRKRAERELEIYFASLSCRTLVYKGMVTTLQLEPFYPDLSDERFTSTLALVHSRYSTNTFPSWPLAQPFRMIAHNGEINTIQGNRNWMRARQSQLESELLGDLAPVLPIVTPGASDSASFDEVVELLTLSGRSLPHSVMMMVPEAWENQTEMDAERRDFYDYHSMLMEPWDGPAAIVFTDGSLVGATLDRNGLRPGRFVITDDGLVVLASEIGVLDFDPATIVRKGRLRPGKMFLVDTVAGRLIEDDEIKAELAASEPWGDWLEESRIKLAELPEREHIVHPPASVVRRQRTFGYTEEELRLLLTPMARFGAEPLGAMGSDTPIAVLSERPRLLFDYFTQQFAQVTNPPLDSIREQLVTSLGSSVGPEHNLLSSGPEHARQVSLTFPVIDNDELAKIQHIDPMPGSKSTVTVRGLYRFDEGVNALRDRLAALNVEVDRAIEDGARFIVLSDRDSNKDLAPIPSLLMTASVHHHLTRSEHRMKVGLLVEAGDVREVHHVALLIGYGASAVNPYLAMESCENLVRSGVITDVTPEKAVANVIKALGKGVLKIMSKMGISTIASYSGAQAFEALGLDETFIEEYFTGTTSKLGGVGIEVIQAENLKRHTSAYPEDAAVTAHERLQTGGEYQWRRDGSPHLFNPETVFRLQHATRTRRYDIFREYTKLVDDQAETLMTLRGMFGLRTDRRPSVPLEEVESVASIVKRFSTGAMSYGSISQEAHETLAIAMNSLGAKSNTGEGGEDLDRLLDPERRSAIKQVASGRFGVTSMYLSHADDIQIKLAQGAKPGEGGQLPATKVYPWVARTRHGTPGVGLISPPPHHDIYSIEDLKQLIFDLKRANPSARIHTKLVSQSGIGAVAAGVAKALSDVILVSGHDGGTGASPVNSLKHAGTPWELGLAETQQTLMLNGMRDRVVVQVDGQLKTGRDVVIGALLGAEEFGFATAPLIVEGCIMMRVCHLDTCPVGVATQNPELRKRFTGKPEFVVNFFEFIAQEVREYLAELGFRTLGEAIGHHELLDTARAINHWKASGMDLSPILVGPDFSDAEPRQSAREQEHELEKHFDVQLIQQAAGVIERGGHVAIDLPIRNTERAVGTMLGHEVTMRHGVNGLPDGSIEVTLTGSAGQSLGAFLPGGITLRLEGDSNDYVGKGLSGGRIAVRPDRRSLFPAERNVIAGNVIGYGATSGSLFLRGIVGERFLVRNSGATAVVEGVGDHALEYMTGGLALILGGTGRNLGAGMSGGTAYVYGLKRERVNAEALASGELELHDLGSADREILRDLLEQHQTETGSAVAARMLENLDESVSRFVKVLPRDYAAVQGIRAQAVADGIDPDGTHMWNRILEVTGG, from the coding sequence ATGGTCGCGACCCTCCGCGGCACGGCAGGCCACGACATCATCACCGCGGCGCTGGACGCGCTGCGCAATCTGGAACACCGCGGGGCCGTCGGCTCCGACGCCGGAACCGGTGACGGCGCGGGGATCATCACGCAGATCCCCGACGCCTTCCTCCGGGCAGTAACCGACTTCGAACTGCCCGCCGTCGGCCGCTACGCGGTCGGCAATGCGTTCCTCCCCACCGACCCCACCGCCCGCAGCGGCATCAAGCGGTCCATCGCCGACATCGCCGGCGAGGAGGGCCTCACGGTCCTCGGCTGGCGTGAGGTGCCCGTGCGGCCCGATGAGGTCGGCACCCTGGCCCGGGCCGCGATGCCCGCCATCCAGGCCTTCTACGTGCAGAGCGCGCGCAGCAGCGCCGACGGCACCCCGCTGTCCGGCATCGAGCTGGACCGCCAGACGTTCCGGCTGCGCAAGCGTGCAGAGCGTGAGCTCGAGATCTACTTCGCCTCGCTCTCCTGCCGCACCCTGGTCTACAAGGGCATGGTGACCACGCTCCAGCTGGAGCCGTTCTACCCCGACCTCTCCGACGAGCGCTTCACCTCGACGCTCGCCCTGGTGCACTCGCGTTACTCCACCAACACGTTCCCCTCCTGGCCGCTGGCCCAGCCGTTCCGGATGATCGCGCACAACGGCGAGATCAACACCATCCAGGGCAACCGCAACTGGATGCGGGCCCGGCAGTCCCAGCTGGAGTCCGAGCTGCTCGGCGACCTGGCTCCCGTGCTGCCCATCGTCACCCCCGGCGCCAGCGACTCCGCCTCCTTCGATGAGGTTGTCGAGCTGCTCACGCTCTCCGGTCGCTCCCTCCCGCACTCCGTCATGATGATGGTGCCGGAGGCCTGGGAGAACCAGACCGAGATGGACGCGGAACGCCGCGACTTCTACGACTACCACTCCATGCTCATGGAGCCGTGGGACGGCCCGGCCGCCATCGTGTTCACCGACGGCTCGCTCGTCGGCGCGACGCTGGACCGCAACGGTCTGCGCCCTGGACGTTTCGTGATCACGGATGACGGCCTCGTCGTTCTGGCCAGCGAGATCGGCGTGCTGGACTTCGACCCGGCCACCATCGTGCGCAAGGGGCGGCTCCGCCCCGGCAAGATGTTCCTCGTCGACACCGTCGCCGGCCGTCTCATCGAAGACGATGAGATCAAGGCAGAGCTGGCCGCCTCCGAACCGTGGGGCGACTGGCTGGAGGAAAGCCGGATCAAGCTGGCCGAGCTGCCGGAGCGCGAGCACATCGTGCACCCGCCGGCATCCGTCGTGCGCCGCCAGCGCACCTTCGGCTACACCGAGGAGGAGCTGCGCCTGCTGCTCACCCCGATGGCCCGTTTCGGTGCTGAGCCGCTCGGCGCCATGGGCTCAGACACACCCATCGCCGTGCTCTCCGAGCGCCCGCGGCTGCTGTTCGACTACTTCACGCAGCAGTTCGCTCAGGTCACCAACCCGCCGCTGGACTCGATCCGCGAACAGCTGGTCACCTCGCTCGGCAGCTCCGTCGGCCCCGAGCACAACCTGCTCAGCTCCGGCCCGGAGCACGCCCGCCAGGTCTCGCTCACCTTCCCGGTGATCGACAACGACGAGCTGGCCAAGATCCAGCACATCGACCCCATGCCGGGCAGCAAGAGCACCGTCACGGTGCGCGGGCTGTACCGCTTCGACGAGGGCGTCAACGCCCTGCGCGACCGCCTGGCCGCGCTGAACGTCGAGGTGGACAGGGCCATCGAGGACGGCGCGCGCTTCATCGTGCTGAGCGACCGCGACTCGAACAAGGACCTGGCGCCGATCCCGTCGCTGCTGATGACGGCATCCGTGCACCACCACCTCACCCGCTCTGAGCACCGCATGAAGGTCGGTCTGCTCGTCGAGGCCGGCGATGTGCGCGAGGTGCACCACGTCGCCCTGCTGATCGGCTACGGCGCCTCCGCCGTGAACCCGTACCTGGCCATGGAAAGCTGCGAGAACCTCGTGCGCAGCGGCGTCATCACCGACGTCACGCCGGAGAAGGCCGTCGCCAACGTGATCAAGGCGCTCGGCAAGGGTGTGCTGAAGATCATGTCGAAGATGGGCATCTCCACGATTGCCTCCTACTCCGGCGCGCAGGCCTTCGAGGCGCTCGGCCTCGACGAGACGTTCATCGAGGAGTACTTCACCGGCACCACCTCCAAGCTCGGCGGCGTCGGCATCGAGGTCATCCAGGCCGAGAACCTGAAGCGACACACCTCCGCCTACCCGGAGGATGCCGCTGTCACCGCACACGAGCGGCTGCAGACCGGCGGCGAGTACCAGTGGCGCCGCGACGGCTCACCGCACCTGTTCAACCCGGAGACGGTGTTCCGGCTGCAGCACGCCACGCGCACCCGCCGTTACGACATCTTCCGCGAGTACACGAAGCTGGTCGATGACCAGGCCGAGACGCTCATGACGCTGCGCGGCATGTTCGGCCTGCGCACCGATCGGCGCCCGTCCGTCCCGCTGGAGGAGGTGGAGTCTGTCGCCTCCATCGTCAAGCGCTTCTCGACCGGCGCGATGAGCTATGGCTCGATCTCGCAGGAGGCGCACGAGACCCTCGCGATCGCCATGAACAGCCTCGGCGCCAAGTCCAACACGGGCGAAGGCGGCGAAGACCTCGACCGCCTGCTCGACCCGGAGCGGCGCAGCGCCATCAAGCAGGTGGCGTCCGGCCGGTTCGGCGTCACGAGCATGTACCTGAGCCACGCCGACGACATCCAGATCAAGCTGGCGCAGGGAGCCAAGCCCGGTGAGGGTGGCCAGCTGCCCGCCACGAAGGTCTACCCCTGGGTGGCGCGCACCCGGCACGGTACCCCCGGTGTCGGGCTCATCTCACCGCCGCCGCACCACGACATCTACTCGATCGAAGACCTCAAGCAGCTCATCTTCGACCTGAAGCGGGCCAACCCGTCCGCGCGCATCCATACCAAGCTGGTCAGCCAGTCCGGTATCGGCGCGGTCGCGGCCGGCGTCGCCAAGGCACTCTCCGACGTCATCCTGGTCTCCGGCCATGACGGCGGCACCGGCGCCAGCCCGGTCAACTCGCTCAAGCACGCCGGCACCCCGTGGGAGCTCGGCCTGGCCGAGACCCAGCAGACGCTCATGCTGAACGGCATGCGCGACCGGGTGGTCGTGCAGGTCGACGGCCAGCTGAAGACGGGACGCGATGTCGTCATCGGCGCGCTGCTCGGCGCGGAGGAGTTCGGTTTCGCCACCGCCCCGCTGATCGTCGAGGGCTGCATCATGATGCGGGTCTGCCACCTGGACACCTGCCCGGTCGGCGTCGCTACCCAGAACCCTGAGCTGCGCAAGCGCTTCACCGGCAAGCCGGAGTTCGTCGTGAACTTCTTCGAGTTCATCGCCCAGGAGGTGCGCGAGTACCTGGCAGAGCTGGGCTTCCGGACCCTCGGCGAGGCCATCGGCCACCACGAGCTGCTCGACACGGCGCGGGCGATCAACCACTGGAAGGCCTCGGGCATGGACCTGAGCCCGATCCTGGTCGGCCCGGACTTCTCGGATGCAGAACCGCGCCAGAGTGCGCGCGAACAGGAACATGAGCTGGAGAAGCACTTCGACGTGCAGCTCATCCAGCAGGCGGCCGGTGTGATCGAGCGCGGCGGCCACGTCGCCATCGACCTGCCCATCCGCAACACGGAGCGTGCTGTCGGCACCATGCTCGGCCACGAGGTGACCATGCGGCACGGCGTGAACGGCCTGCCTGACGGCTCCATCGAGGTGACCCTGACCGGTTCGGCCGGGCAGTCGCTCGGTGCCTTCCTGCCCGGCGGCATCACGCTCCGGCTCGAGGGCGACTCCAACGACTACGTCGGCAAGGGCCTCTCCGGCGGCCGCATCGCCGTGCGGCCAGACAGGCGCAGCCTGTTCCCGGCCGAGCGGAACGTCATTGCCGGCAACGTCATCGGCTACGGCGCCACCAGCGGCTCGCTGTTCCTCCGCGGCATCGTGGGGGAGCGGTTCCTGGTGCGCAACTCCGGCGCCACCGCCGTTGTCGAGGGCGTCGGCGACCACGCGCTCGAGTACATGACCGGCGGCCTCGCCCTCATCCTGGGTGGCACGGGGCGCAACCTGGGCGCCGGCATGTCCGGCGGCACCGCCTACGTCTACGGGCTCAAGCGCGAGCGGGTCAACGCCGAGGCGCTGGCCAGCGGCGAGCTGGAGCTGCACGACCTGGGCAGCGCCGACCGCGAGATCCTGCGGGACCTGCTCGAGCAGCACCAGACGGAGACCGGCTCCGCCGTCGCCGCCCGCATGCTCGAGAACCTGGACGAGAGCGTTTCGCGTTTCGTCAAGGTTCTGCCCCGTGACTACGCCGCTGTGCAGGGCATCCGGGCACAGGCGGTCGCCGACGGGATCGACCCCGACGGCACACATATGTGGAATCGAATTCTGGAGGTGACCGGTGGCTGA
- a CDS encoding glutamate synthase subunit beta, with product MADPKGFMKTTERELPARRPVSVRLMDWKEVYEAGDSAVLKRQAGRCMDCGVPFCHQGCPLGNLIPEWNDLTHRGQGHAAIERLHATNNFPEFTGRLCPAPCESACVLGINQPAVTIKQVEVSIIDEAFDKGWVTPHLPGRLTGKTVAVVGSGPAGLAAAQQLTRAGHTVAVFERDDRIGGLLRYGIPDFKMEKRHIEGRLAQMSAEGTRFRPGVNIGVDISWAELRRRYDAVVVATGAMVPRDLAIPGRDLPGVHFAMEYLVQANRVGAGDEVVGQISAAGKHVVVLGGGDTGADCIGTAHRQGAASVTNLAIGKQPGLTRPSHQPWPMDPLVFEVQSAHEEGGSREYLVSTVEFLADEAGQLRAVRVAETEFVDGRRVPRSGTEREIPADLVLLALGFTGPEQEHLGPQLELGFDERGNAERGSDYQTSHEGVFVAGDAGRGQSLIVWAIAEGRAAASAVDRYLEGETLLPSPVKPTDRGFSL from the coding sequence GTGGCTGACCCCAAAGGCTTCATGAAGACAACTGAGCGCGAGCTCCCCGCCCGGCGCCCCGTCTCGGTGCGCCTGATGGACTGGAAAGAGGTGTACGAGGCCGGCGACTCCGCCGTGCTCAAGCGCCAAGCCGGTCGCTGCATGGACTGCGGTGTGCCGTTCTGTCACCAGGGCTGCCCGCTCGGCAACCTGATCCCGGAGTGGAACGACCTGACCCACCGTGGCCAGGGCCACGCGGCCATCGAACGGCTGCACGCCACGAACAACTTCCCGGAGTTCACGGGTCGGCTGTGCCCGGCCCCCTGCGAGTCGGCCTGTGTCCTGGGCATCAACCAGCCCGCAGTGACCATCAAGCAGGTCGAGGTCTCGATCATCGACGAGGCCTTCGACAAGGGCTGGGTGACGCCGCACCTGCCCGGCCGCCTCACCGGCAAGACCGTCGCCGTCGTGGGCTCTGGGCCGGCCGGACTGGCCGCCGCCCAGCAGCTCACCCGGGCGGGGCACACCGTGGCCGTGTTCGAGCGCGACGACCGCATCGGCGGCCTGCTGCGCTACGGCATCCCCGATTTCAAGATGGAGAAGCGCCACATCGAGGGCCGTCTGGCCCAGATGAGCGCGGAGGGCACGCGCTTCCGCCCCGGCGTGAACATCGGTGTCGACATCAGCTGGGCCGAGCTGCGCCGGCGCTACGACGCCGTCGTGGTCGCCACGGGCGCCATGGTGCCCCGTGACCTCGCCATCCCCGGCCGCGACCTGCCCGGCGTGCACTTCGCCATGGAATACCTCGTGCAGGCCAACCGGGTCGGTGCGGGCGACGAGGTCGTGGGCCAGATCAGCGCGGCGGGCAAGCATGTCGTCGTGCTCGGCGGCGGCGACACCGGCGCGGACTGCATCGGCACCGCGCACCGGCAGGGGGCGGCATCCGTCACCAACCTCGCCATCGGCAAGCAGCCGGGGCTGACCCGCCCGAGCCACCAGCCGTGGCCGATGGACCCGCTCGTCTTCGAGGTGCAGAGCGCCCACGAAGAGGGCGGCAGCCGTGAGTACCTCGTCTCGACCGTCGAGTTCCTCGCGGACGAGGCCGGTCAGCTGCGCGCGGTGCGCGTGGCGGAGACCGAATTCGTCGACGGCCGCCGGGTACCCCGTTCCGGCACGGAGCGGGAGATCCCGGCCGACCTGGTGCTGCTGGCGCTCGGTTTCACCGGCCCCGAGCAGGAACACCTGGGCCCCCAGCTGGAGCTCGGATTCGACGAGCGCGGCAACGCCGAGCGCGGTTCCGACTACCAGACCAGTCACGAGGGCGTCTTCGTGGCCGGTGACGCTGGCCGCGGCCAATCCCTCATTGTCTGGGCAATTGCCGAGGGTCGTGCTGCGGCATCCGCCGTAGACCGGTACCTTGAAGGGGAGACGCTTCTTCCCTCACCGGTCAAACCCACCGACAGAGGATTCAGCCTCTAA
- the pyk gene encoding pyruvate kinase, whose protein sequence is MRRAKIVATLGPATSSYEQIRAIIDAGVDVCRMNLSHGSYDVHEGVYQNVRKAANDSGRAVAVMVDLQGPKIRLGKFAAGPHELAEGDIFKITTEDILGTKEICGTTYKGLPGDVKPGDFLLIDDGKVRVEVVSTDGVVVTTKTIVAGTVSNNKGINLPGVAVNVPALSLKDEDDLRWGLELGADLIALSFVRNAEDITRVHEIMDEVGRRVPVIAKIEKPQAVEALEGIVDAFDAIMVARGDLGVELPLEAVPIVQKRAVELARRMAKPVIVATQMLESMISSPVPTRAETSDVANAVLDGADAVMLSGETSVGEYPVVTVQTMARIVDSTEEHGLERILPLTVKPRTQGGAITLAAADVADFVDAKYLVVFTESGDSARRMSRIRSSIPMIALTPEPSIRRRLALTWGIQTYLVDRVTHTDQMIGQVDDVLLGQGIAQVGDKVVVISGSPPGIVGSTNDIRVHVVGDVHNEAAPRTSAASSPR, encoded by the coding sequence ATGAGACGCGCGAAAATCGTCGCAACCCTCGGGCCGGCAACATCGAGCTATGAGCAGATCCGAGCGATCATCGATGCCGGTGTTGACGTCTGCCGCATGAACCTGAGCCACGGCAGCTATGACGTGCACGAGGGCGTTTACCAGAACGTCCGCAAGGCGGCCAACGACTCCGGTCGTGCCGTTGCCGTGATGGTCGACCTGCAGGGCCCCAAGATCCGCCTCGGCAAGTTCGCCGCCGGCCCGCACGAGCTCGCAGAGGGCGACATCTTCAAGATCACCACCGAGGACATCCTCGGCACCAAGGAGATCTGCGGCACCACATACAAGGGCCTCCCTGGCGATGTGAAGCCGGGCGACTTCCTGCTCATCGACGATGGCAAGGTGCGCGTCGAGGTCGTCTCGACCGACGGCGTCGTTGTCACCACCAAGACGATCGTTGCCGGCACGGTGTCGAACAACAAGGGCATCAACCTGCCCGGCGTTGCCGTCAACGTGCCCGCACTGTCGCTGAAGGACGAGGACGACCTGCGTTGGGGCCTCGAGCTCGGCGCCGACCTGATCGCCCTCTCCTTCGTGCGCAACGCCGAGGACATCACCCGCGTGCACGAGATCATGGATGAGGTCGGGCGCCGCGTTCCGGTCATCGCCAAGATCGAGAAGCCGCAGGCCGTCGAGGCGCTCGAGGGCATCGTTGACGCCTTCGACGCCATCATGGTGGCCCGTGGTGACCTGGGCGTCGAGCTGCCTCTGGAGGCCGTGCCGATCGTGCAGAAGCGTGCCGTCGAGCTTGCTCGCCGCATGGCCAAGCCCGTCATCGTCGCCACGCAGATGCTCGAGTCCATGATCTCCAGCCCGGTTCCGACCCGTGCAGAGACCTCGGATGTCGCCAACGCCGTCCTCGACGGTGCAGACGCTGTCATGCTCTCCGGCGAGACCAGCGTCGGCGAGTACCCGGTCGTCACGGTGCAGACCATGGCCCGCATCGTTGACTCCACCGAGGAGCACGGCCTGGAGCGCATCCTGCCGCTCACCGTCAAGCCGCGCACGCAGGGTGGTGCGATCACCCTCGCCGCAGCCGACGTTGCCGACTTCGTCGACGCGAAGTACCTCGTGGTGTTCACCGAGTCTGGTGACTCGGCCCGCCGCATGTCGCGCATCCGCTCGAGCATCCCGATGATCGCCCTCACGCCGGAGCCCAGCATCCGGCGCCGCCTGGCGCTGACCTGGGGCATCCAGACCTACCTGGTCGACCGGGTCACCCACACCGACCAGATGATCGGTCAGGTCGACGACGTGCTTCTCGGCCAGGGCATCGCCCAGGTCGGAGACAAGGTCGTCGTCATCTCCGGTTCCCCTCCCGGAATCGTCGGCTCGACCAACGACATCCGCGTGCATGTCGTCGGTGACGTCCACAACGAGGCTGCCCCGCGTACAAGCGCAGCTAGCAGCCCCCGTTGA
- a CDS encoding AMP-binding protein, translating to MPASLLPDVRIPAVSIYESVFGGLSADELGAVAIIDGVSGAETTFGQLRGQIDALAGALAARGVILGEIIGLLCPNVPVFATAFHGILRAGGVVTTINSLYTAEEIERQLKDSGASWLFTVSPFLATAEAAAAGAGIPPDHVVVLDGAEGHPSLRELLGAGEQPPELSFDPATQIAVLPYSSGTTGRPKGVMLTHTNLVANVAQGIGAIGVERGERVLAVLPFFHIYGLTVLLNYALTLRAVLVTMPRFDLPEFLRITSEHRCNWLFIAPPIAVALAKHPIVDNYDLSSVKVVFSGAAPLAGALAEAVAQRLGCTVAQGYGMTEASPATHVIPNARPDIDRASVGLALPNTESRIVDPETGIDVAVPDAGPSLPGELLVRGPQVMAGYLGNAEATAETLDADGWLHTGDLATVDADGIYRIVDRLKELIKYKGYQVAPAVLEAVLLEHPGIADAAVIGVSDEDGQEIPRAYVVLQPGASLGEEEVVGFVAGRVAPHEKVRQVRFLAAIPKSSAGKILRRELREHP from the coding sequence ATGCCAGCAAGCCTCTTGCCCGATGTGCGTATCCCAGCGGTCAGCATCTACGAATCGGTGTTCGGCGGCCTGAGCGCCGACGAGCTGGGCGCCGTCGCGATCATCGACGGAGTCTCCGGCGCCGAGACCACCTTCGGCCAGCTGCGCGGCCAGATCGACGCGCTGGCCGGTGCGCTGGCCGCGCGCGGCGTGATCCTGGGCGAGATCATCGGGCTGCTCTGCCCGAACGTGCCCGTCTTCGCGACCGCCTTCCACGGCATCCTGCGCGCAGGCGGGGTCGTCACCACGATCAACTCGCTGTACACGGCGGAGGAGATCGAGCGGCAGTTGAAGGACTCGGGGGCGAGCTGGCTGTTCACCGTCTCGCCGTTCCTGGCGACGGCGGAGGCCGCCGCGGCCGGGGCCGGCATCCCGCCGGACCACGTCGTCGTGCTGGACGGCGCAGAGGGGCACCCGTCGCTTCGCGAGCTGTTGGGCGCGGGGGAGCAGCCGCCCGAGCTGAGCTTCGACCCGGCCACCCAGATCGCCGTGCTGCCGTACTCCTCCGGCACGACCGGGCGGCCGAAGGGCGTCATGCTCACGCACACCAACCTGGTCGCCAACGTCGCCCAGGGCATCGGGGCGATCGGCGTCGAGCGGGGCGAACGCGTGCTCGCCGTGCTGCCGTTCTTCCACATCTACGGGCTCACCGTGCTGCTGAACTACGCGCTGACGCTGCGCGCCGTGCTGGTGACCATGCCGCGCTTCGACCTGCCAGAGTTCCTGCGCATCACGAGCGAACACCGCTGCAACTGGCTGTTCATCGCGCCCCCGATCGCCGTCGCTCTGGCCAAGCACCCGATCGTCGACAACTACGACCTGTCCAGTGTCAAGGTCGTCTTCTCCGGCGCAGCGCCCCTGGCCGGCGCCCTCGCCGAGGCCGTCGCCCAACGCCTCGGCTGTACGGTGGCACAGGGCTACGGCATGACGGAGGCGAGCCCGGCCACCCACGTCATCCCGAACGCCCGCCCCGACATCGACAGGGCCAGCGTCGGGTTGGCGCTGCCGAACACCGAGTCGCGCATCGTCGACCCCGAGACGGGCATCGACGTTGCAGTGCCGGATGCCGGCCCCAGCCTGCCGGGGGAGCTGCTGGTGCGCGGCCCGCAGGTGATGGCGGGCTACCTCGGCAACGCGGAGGCGACGGCCGAGACGCTCGACGCCGACGGCTGGCTGCACACCGGCGACCTCGCCACCGTCGACGCCGACGGCATCTACCGGATCGTGGACCGGCTCAAGGAGCTGATCAAGTACAAGGGTTACCAAGTGGCGCCCGCCGTGCTGGAGGCCGTGCTGCTGGAGCACCCAGGCATCGCCGACGCCGCGGTCATCGGCGTGTCGGACGAGGACGGGCAGGAGATTCCGCGCGCCTACGTCGTGCTGCAGCCGGGGGCGAGCCTCGGCGAGGAGGAGGTGGTCGGTTTCGTGGCCGGGCGCGTCGCCCCACACGAAAAGGTGAGGCAAGTTCGATTCCTTGCCGCGATCCCCAAATCCAGCGCGGGAAAGATCCTCCGCCGCGAGCTGCGGGAGCACCCCTGA
- a CDS encoding ANTAR domain-containing response regulator — MTDTDITPAPPRRVVVAEDESLIRLDIVEILRDAGFEVVGEAGDGETAVALATELRPDLVIMDVKMPQLDGISAAERLSKGHIAPVVLLTAFSQKELVERATEAGALAYVVKPFTPNDLLPAIEIALARYAQIIALEAEVSDLVERFETRKLVDRAKGLLNEKMGLTEPEAFRWIQKASMDRRLTMHDVAQAIIEQLSAKK; from the coding sequence GTGACTGACACAGACATCACCCCAGCCCCACCGCGCCGCGTCGTCGTCGCAGAAGATGAGTCTCTGATTCGTCTCGACATCGTTGAGATCCTGCGTGACGCCGGATTCGAGGTCGTCGGTGAGGCCGGTGACGGTGAGACCGCGGTCGCACTCGCCACCGAGCTGCGCCCCGACCTCGTCATCATGGACGTCAAGATGCCCCAGCTGGACGGAATCTCTGCCGCCGAGCGCCTGAGCAAGGGCCACATCGCGCCCGTCGTCCTCCTCACGGCCTTCAGCCAGAAGGAGCTCGTCGAGCGGGCGACCGAGGCCGGCGCGCTGGCCTACGTGGTCAAGCCGTTCACGCCGAACGACCTGCTGCCGGCCATTGAGATCGCCCTGGCCCGCTACGCACAGATCATCGCCCTCGAGGCCGAGGTCTCCGACCTCGTCGAGCGCTTCGAGACCCGCAAGCTCGTCGACCGGGCCAAGGGCCTGCTCAACGAGAAGATGGGCCTCACCGAGCCCGAGGCGTTCCGCTGGATCCAGAAGGCCTCCATGGACCGCCGTCTGACCATGCACGACGTCGCCCAGGCGATCATCGAGCAGCTCAGCGCCAAGAAGTAG
- a CDS encoding hotdog fold thioesterase → MSETNTDALDWVVQRGIGALAEKMGIEFLEFTIERSVARMPVLGNTQPAMLLHGGANVVLGESLGSMAANLYAGPGKLAVGIEINATHTRSATEGFVTGVCTPIHLGRTLTTHEIAISDEQGRRCCTIRITNLIKDMTPKQA, encoded by the coding sequence ATGAGCGAGACGAACACAGACGCCCTCGATTGGGTCGTCCAGCGCGGAATCGGCGCCCTCGCCGAGAAGATGGGCATCGAGTTCCTCGAGTTCACGATTGAGCGCTCCGTCGCCCGCATGCCCGTCCTGGGCAACACGCAGCCCGCGATGCTGCTGCACGGCGGCGCGAACGTGGTGCTCGGCGAGTCGCTCGGCTCGATGGCGGCCAACCTCTATGCGGGCCCCGGCAAGCTGGCCGTCGGCATCGAGATCAACGCCACGCACACCCGCTCGGCGACCGAGGGCTTCGTGACAGGCGTCTGCACCCCGATCCACCTGGGCCGCACGCTGACCACGCACGAGATCGCCATCAGCGACGAGCAGGGTCGGCGCTGCTGCACCATCCGCATCACGAACTTGATCAAGGACATGACGCCGAAGCAGGCGTAA